Proteins from one Candidatus Krumholzibacteriota bacterium genomic window:
- a CDS encoding HEAT repeat domain-containing protein — translation MNKFGLSLSLFIMTALILISFPDRSIAGSKYERILRDPEGKRKLGILAGMEEDRVLTDDIRALIRDPDPLIRLRSAEVLGRVDYPIGTVFYLTKLVKDEDDAVAGSAIYSLGLVGYREETRQMAVEALGACLKEGNPGRKLLALDALGRTRSSEAASLIKPYLKNFHSSLRAEAALALSLLGDSTQAKACALSLSDPQPAVTAMAAYTIGRLGYPLENHRLIALMESEDREVRLRASEALGRLKEKKAIERLAWFLTGDDRMLAVKAAEALGRIGGKKSAEKLEKALSLDDSYLKTLALEGIQRTGNKKSFSKVLPLLNDKSLMTRVAAIKAAAETGGSKARIHLLEKVKSGTPYEKMTALEFLGEIGIEEDIGLLTDILSSATGHLSREGAAAGLGRWKNTDLFTIPCGDNQITPAKALVDAANGDDRVIATIAIESIGNTIPAKAIDDLSGIFNKSVSREDSDKKLAIIRILGAFGDNGDMTVEQEPGIKMLLKTALVDPDPRVREASAEAAGRFGLNFSPDPTLSSRWIRGDLPRETPPLPSGDRKISIVTAKGNIEITLFGDDAPGIVAAILTLVQNGFYDGLNFHRVVPGFVIQGGCPRGDGWGDAGFFLRSEFNMHRYGRGYVGVAHSGKDTPGSQFFITHTPQPHLDGRYTVIGIVTDGMEVVDRIEIGDSFRIRMVE, via the coding sequence ATGAACAAATTTGGACTGTCTTTAAGCCTGTTTATTATGACCGCTTTGATTCTCATCTCCTTCCCTGACAGAAGTATCGCGGGATCAAAATATGAACGGATTCTAAGGGACCCGGAGGGAAAGAGAAAACTCGGGATCCTCGCTGGAATGGAAGAAGATCGCGTCCTCACCGATGATATCCGTGCTTTGATACGCGACCCCGATCCACTTATCAGGCTAAGGTCGGCAGAGGTCCTCGGACGGGTCGACTATCCGATCGGGACTGTCTTCTACCTGACAAAACTTGTCAAAGACGAGGACGATGCTGTAGCTGGTTCTGCTATTTATTCCCTGGGTCTTGTAGGATACAGGGAAGAGACGCGGCAGATGGCGGTTGAAGCGCTCGGGGCATGCCTAAAGGAAGGGAATCCAGGCAGAAAATTGCTGGCTCTGGACGCTCTTGGAAGAACGAGGTCGAGTGAAGCGGCATCCCTGATAAAACCATATCTGAAGAATTTCCACTCATCTCTCAGGGCTGAAGCAGCCCTCGCCCTGTCACTGCTGGGCGACTCGACACAGGCCAAAGCATGCGCGCTGTCATTATCAGACCCGCAACCAGCCGTTACCGCCATGGCGGCATATACGATCGGCAGACTCGGGTACCCTCTTGAGAATCACAGGCTCATCGCCTTGATGGAAAGTGAGGATCGAGAGGTCCGCCTGAGGGCATCTGAAGCGCTCGGCCGCCTGAAAGAGAAAAAAGCAATCGAACGGCTGGCCTGGTTTCTTACCGGTGATGACAGGATGCTTGCTGTAAAGGCAGCTGAAGCGCTCGGCAGGATCGGCGGTAAAAAATCGGCCGAAAAACTTGAAAAGGCGCTTTCTCTCGATGACAGCTACCTCAAAACACTCGCCCTGGAAGGAATACAGAGGACAGGTAATAAAAAATCTTTTTCGAAAGTCCTGCCTCTTTTAAACGACAAGTCTCTGATGACCAGGGTCGCCGCGATAAAGGCTGCAGCTGAAACAGGAGGTTCAAAGGCGAGGATCCATCTTCTGGAAAAGGTCAAATCAGGAACTCCATATGAAAAAATGACCGCTCTGGAATTCCTGGGCGAAATAGGGATTGAGGAAGATATAGGATTACTGACCGATATCCTTTCCTCGGCGACAGGCCATCTTTCGAGAGAGGGAGCTGCTGCCGGGTTGGGCAGATGGAAGAATACCGATCTTTTTACTATCCCCTGCGGTGATAATCAAATCACTCCGGCCAAAGCGCTTGTTGACGCGGCAAATGGGGATGACCGGGTCATAGCGACGATAGCTATTGAATCTATTGGTAATACGATTCCCGCCAAAGCGATCGATGATCTGTCTGGAATATTCAATAAAAGCGTATCCCGTGAAGATTCGGATAAAAAACTCGCTATCATAAGGATCCTGGGGGCCTTTGGAGACAACGGCGATATGACCGTCGAACAGGAACCGGGCATAAAGATGCTGCTTAAAACGGCACTTGTCGATCCGGATCCGCGTGTACGGGAGGCATCAGCCGAAGCAGCCGGGAGATTCGGATTGAACTTTTCCCCCGACCCCACTCTTTCATCCCGATGGATCAGGGGCGATCTCCCGAGGGAGACTCCCCCCCTGCCTTCCGGAGACAGGAAGATTTCGATCGTCACCGCGAAGGGGAATATCGAGATCACGCTTTTTGGAGATGACGCTCCGGGGATAGTAGCCGCTATCCTTACGCTGGTCCAGAATGGCTTTTATGACGGCCTTAATTTTCACCGCGTTGTCCCCGGATTTGTCATTCAGGGTGGATGTCCACGAGGAGATGGATGGGGAGACGCCGGATTTTTCCTTCGAAGTGAATTTAATATGCACAGGTATGGCAGGGGATATGTCGGGGTCGCTCATTCCGGAAAAGATACTCCGGGAAGCCAGTTTTTCATAACTCATACTCCCCAGCCGCATCTTGACGGCCGGTACACTGTAATCGGCATTGTAACGGATGGAATGGAAGTGGTCGACAGGATCGAGATCGGTGACAGCTTCAGGATAAGAATGGTAGAATGA
- a CDS encoding sodium-dependent transporter — MRVKEVFSSRWSLLLAALGMAVGTGNIWRFPRVIAQNGGAPFLVPWFLFLFLWSIPLLMIEFGLGKKTRMGTIGAFGSIDRRLTWMGGFVGICTLAITFYYSVVTGWCFRYSLASFLDILFSPGSVAGGGLWGEETTRFWTAFQNTGWQPVLFHLIAILGGSFIIYRGVVAGIEKANRIMLPSLFVLLIIAGIRAVTLPGASAGLNYLFHPDWSALMNCRIWLEGLTQSAWSTGAGWGLILTYAVYMKRHDDIVANSFLAGLGNNSASLLAAVAVIPTVFAILPYDQAISAAQDTGPLSTGLTFIWIPKLFEHVSGGRFFLLVFFLALSVAALSSLISMIELGTRNVMDFGLSRKRGILIIGSACFIFGLPSALDPGFFQNQDWVWSVGLLVSGFLFCTIVIIYGVRRFRVELLDNPDNDIKPGRIFDFAVRFLLPIEFLAMAVWWFSQSVLVYDPQFWWHPFRKFSVGTCLFQWGLVIVILLLSQRSLNRLLFERTSTSGYNRNRPENRVNENGRKERNS; from the coding sequence ATCAGAGTTAAGGAAGTATTTTCATCCAGATGGTCGCTTCTTCTTGCCGCCCTTGGAATGGCTGTCGGAACAGGCAATATCTGGAGATTCCCGAGGGTAATAGCCCAGAACGGTGGAGCCCCGTTTCTCGTGCCATGGTTTCTCTTTCTCTTTCTCTGGTCAATCCCTCTTCTCATGATCGAGTTCGGGTTAGGCAAAAAGACCAGGATGGGAACTATCGGAGCTTTTGGATCGATAGACAGAAGACTCACATGGATGGGCGGTTTCGTTGGAATATGCACGCTGGCCATAACGTTCTATTACAGTGTCGTGACAGGCTGGTGTTTTCGGTATTCGCTGGCCTCCTTTCTTGATATTCTCTTCAGCCCCGGATCTGTCGCCGGTGGAGGTCTATGGGGAGAGGAGACTACCAGATTCTGGACTGCTTTCCAGAATACAGGCTGGCAGCCGGTACTTTTTCACCTTATCGCCATACTCGGTGGATCGTTCATAATCTATCGCGGCGTTGTGGCCGGTATAGAAAAAGCCAATCGAATCATGCTCCCTTCACTTTTTGTGCTGCTTATCATAGCCGGGATAAGAGCTGTGACCCTGCCTGGAGCATCGGCCGGACTCAATTATCTTTTCCATCCTGACTGGAGCGCCCTGATGAACTGCCGCATCTGGCTTGAGGGACTGACGCAAAGCGCCTGGTCGACCGGGGCCGGTTGGGGTCTGATATTGACTTACGCTGTATATATGAAAAGACACGATGACATCGTTGCCAATTCCTTTCTGGCCGGGCTCGGGAACAATTCCGCCTCGCTACTCGCGGCGGTCGCCGTAATCCCGACAGTTTTCGCGATACTGCCGTACGATCAGGCTATATCAGCCGCGCAGGATACCGGTCCTCTGAGCACCGGCTTGACATTTATCTGGATCCCGAAACTCTTTGAACATGTCAGTGGTGGCCGTTTCTTTCTTCTTGTATTCTTTCTCGCGCTTTCTGTCGCGGCACTTTCATCGCTGATATCAATGATCGAGCTGGGAACGCGAAATGTCATGGACTTCGGCCTGTCGAGGAAACGGGGCATATTGATTATTGGTTCCGCCTGTTTTATTTTCGGCCTTCCATCGGCCCTTGATCCGGGATTTTTCCAGAACCAGGACTGGGTATGGAGCGTCGGACTTCTTGTAAGCGGCTTTCTTTTCTGCACAATAGTGATCATCTATGGAGTCAGGCGATTCAGGGTCGAATTGCTTGACAACCCGGATAACGATATAAAACCCGGCAGGATATTTGATTTTGCGGTCAGGTTCCTTCTCCCGATAGAATTTCTCGCTATGGCTGTATGGTGGTTCTCGCAGTCAGTGCTTGTGTATGACCCGCAATTCTGGTGGCATCCGTTCAGAAAATTCAGCGTCGGTACCTGTTTATTTCAATGGGGCCTGGTGATAGTGATCCTTTTACTCTCTCAGAGATCTCTTAACAGGCTTCTCTTTGAAAGGACCTCCACCTCTGGGTACAACAGGAACCGACCGGAAAATCGTGTGAATGAAAATGGGCGGAAGGAGCGAAACTCATGA
- a CDS encoding MetS family NSS transporter small subunit produces the protein MTGSAIIMMCVICGLVWGGFTGFLVFVMRMERKRKNDSESS, from the coding sequence ATGACAGGGTCAGCGATAATAATGATGTGCGTCATCTGCGGCCTGGTGTGGGGCGGGTTCACTGGCTTTTTGGTCTTCGTCATGAGGATGGAGAGGAAAAGAAAAAATGATTCCGAATCTAGCTGA
- a CDS encoding NUDIX domain-containing protein, with translation MRPHQDERTRRMKCFNCDFIHYLNPSPAAGVLVFDDHGQILLVQRAFEPYKGTWVIPSGYVEYDEGIKITAVRELKEETGLDVEIAGIHAVESCFDDPRGNTIIVIFNGIITGGELIAGDDAMDARFFHLADLPEIGFECQRRIISGLKENIS, from the coding sequence ATGCGTCCACACCAGGACGAAAGAACCAGAAGGATGAAATGTTTCAATTGTGATTTCATCCATTATCTGAATCCTTCGCCGGCTGCCGGTGTCCTGGTCTTTGACGATCATGGGCAGATACTTCTTGTCCAAAGGGCATTCGAACCGTACAAAGGAACCTGGGTAATACCTTCGGGATATGTAGAATATGATGAAGGAATAAAAATCACGGCGGTCAGGGAATTAAAGGAAGAGACAGGGCTTGACGTCGAGATAGCCGGTATTCACGCGGTGGAGTCCTGTTTTGACGATCCGAGAGGAAATACGATAATCGTTATTTTCAACGGAATCATCACTGGCGGAGAGCTGATCGCCGGGGACGACGCCATGGACGCGAGATTTTTTCATCTGGCCGATCTGCCTGAAATCGGGTTTGAATGTCAGCGCAGGATCATTTCGGGCCTGAAGGAAAATATCAGCTAG
- the galT gene encoding galactose-1-phosphate uridylyltransferase: MSELRQNPCTKEWVIIATERAKRPEEFSGGMGPDNQPRPAFMAECPFCPGNENETPPEILAFRNRKDEWILRVVPNKFAALSPEGEAVREEESDFFRSMNGFGKHEVIIESRLHNASFGQISDNAALRIIDAYYQRFQDLSADRRFKLIKIFRNCGSTAGTSLEHPHSQIVATPVVPLHIRHRLESAMRYYDDHGDCVFCTMIEKEKEEKERLIIDEPGFIAFTPFAARVPFETWIIPERHMSTFGEISKTEQKSLARIINRIMEKINRGLDSPAYNMIVRTAPSGEDNEEYYHWHIQIIPRLTTPAGFELGTGVYINTSLPEETSRFLREI, from the coding sequence ATGTCTGAGCTAAGACAAAATCCTTGCACGAAAGAATGGGTCATCATAGCTACGGAAAGGGCCAAACGGCCAGAAGAATTTTCCGGAGGAATGGGTCCTGATAATCAGCCGAGACCGGCTTTTATGGCTGAATGCCCATTCTGCCCGGGGAACGAAAACGAGACGCCTCCTGAAATACTTGCTTTCAGGAACCGAAAGGATGAATGGATACTCAGAGTCGTGCCGAACAAGTTCGCCGCCCTCTCTCCGGAAGGGGAGGCGGTCCGCGAAGAAGAATCAGATTTTTTCAGAAGCATGAACGGTTTCGGCAAACACGAAGTGATAATCGAATCAAGGCTTCATAACGCCTCTTTCGGGCAGATCAGCGATAATGCCGCTTTAAGGATAATAGACGCGTATTATCAAAGATTTCAGGACTTGAGCGCCGACAGGCGGTTCAAGCTTATCAAAATATTCCGTAATTGCGGTAGTACTGCCGGGACGTCCCTGGAACATCCTCATTCCCAGATCGTGGCGACGCCGGTAGTGCCGCTTCATATCCGGCATCGGCTGGAATCGGCGATGAGATATTATGATGATCATGGAGATTGCGTATTCTGCACGATGATAGAGAAGGAAAAAGAGGAAAAAGAAAGGTTGATCATTGATGAACCGGGATTCATCGCTTTCACTCCTTTTGCCGCGCGCGTGCCATTCGAGACCTGGATAATCCCGGAAAGGCATATGTCGACTTTTGGCGAGATCTCGAAGACTGAACAGAAGAGCCTGGCCAGGATTATCAACCGAATTATGGAGAAGATAAACCGGGGGCTTGATTCGCCGGCTTATAATATGATCGTACGCACAGCACCATCGGGCGAGGATAACGAGGAATATTATCACTGGCACATTCAGATCATCCCTAGACTCACAACCCCTGCCGGGTTCGAACTTGGTACTGGAGTTTATATAAACACGAGCCTTCCCGAGGAGACTTCGCGTTTTTTAAGAGAAATATGA